The genomic window TCGCGATGCTCGCGCGCCAGACGGGAGACTCGACGCGCTTCGCCGCGTTCCGTCCGTGCTTCGTGATCGCCCCTGAGGAGTGGGCGGGCGCCCCGACGCAGCAGGGCCACACCGTGCGCGAGCGGCTCGACGATCCGGCTCTCGCGGCGCCGTCGCTGTTCAACTACGTCGACGCGCGGGATGTCGCGACCTTCGTCGACGTGCTGCTGGACGCGCTCCCGGCGATCCCGAACGCCGAGGTGTTCTTCGTCGGCGCCGACGACGCCCTCGCCCGCGAGCCCCTCGCCGAGCTGCTCCCCCGGTTCGTGCCGGGCTCCGGCGAGCTCGCCGCCGCGCTGACCGGCACCGCCCCCGCCTTCTCCAACGCCAAGGCCCGCCGCGTGCTGGGATGGCGTCCCGACCACTCGTGGCGAGAGGACCTCGCCGCCGCAGACTCCCCCGACCCCCGAAAGGACGTGCTGGCGTGAACTTCGACGGCATCCTCTTCTTCCCGGTGACGCCGTTCGACTCGGACGGGCGGGTCGACGACGACCTCCTGCGCGAGCACGTCTCCACGACCCTCGCGCACGCCCCCGGCGGCGTCTTCCCCGCGTGCGGCACCGGCGAGTTCCACGCCCTCTCGGCCGAGGAGGCCGCGCACGTCGTGACCGTCGCCACCGAGATCGTGGCGGGCCGCGTCCCGGTCGTCGCGGGCACCGGCGGCCCGCTCGGCCACGCGACGGCGCTGGCACGCGCGGCGGCGGATGCCGGGGCCGACGCCCTGCTCGTCCTCCCGCCCTACCTCGTGGGCGGCCCCCAGGCAGGGCTCGCCGCCTATGTCGAAGCGGTGGCAGAGGCATCCCCCCTCCCCGTCGTCATCTACCACCGCGGCACCGCGCAGTACTCCGTCGACACCGTGAGGCGCCTCGCGTCGAACCCGAAGGTCGTCGGCTTCAAGGACGGCGTCGGCGACGTCGGACTCGCCCAGCAGATCGTTCGCGCGGTCGCCGAGACCGGGCGCGACGACTTCGCGTTCTTCAACGGCCTGCTCACCGCCGAGCTCACCCAGGGCGCGTACCGGGGCATCGGCATCCCGCTGTACTCCTCCGCCGCCTTCGCGATGGTCCCCGAGGTCGCGAACGCCTACTACCGCGCCTATGT from Microbacterium sulfonylureivorans includes these protein-coding regions:
- a CDS encoding 5-dehydro-4-deoxyglucarate dehydratase is translated as MNFDGILFFPVTPFDSDGRVDDDLLREHVSTTLAHAPGGVFPACGTGEFHALSAEEAAHVVTVATEIVAGRVPVVAGTGGPLGHATALARAAADAGADALLVLPPYLVGGPQAGLAAYVEAVAEASPLPVVIYHRGTAQYSVDTVRRLASNPKVVGFKDGVGDVGLAQQIVRAVAETGRDDFAFFNGLLTAELTQGAYRGIGIPLYSSAAFAMVPEVANAYYRAYVDGDEVRRNALLDGFYSPLVRLRDETPGFGVSLIKAGLRLGGLPVGSVRAPLVDPTPAQEERLAEILEAGRALR
- a CDS encoding NAD-dependent epimerase/dehydratase family protein, producing MTRIAVTGGAGRLGRSLVAGLAARGHELISIDRAASDAAELAGVAQITADLTDADAAARAIADARADALVHLAAIAVPFSAPEDVILRTNAGLALNVLSAGVAAGIPKIVTASSPTVIGYGAPAGWLPDRFPLDEETAPRPWNAYGLSKHLAEQTIAMLARQTGDSTRFAAFRPCFVIAPEEWAGAPTQQGHTVRERLDDPALAAPSLFNYVDARDVATFVDVLLDALPAIPNAEVFFVGADDALAREPLAELLPRFVPGSGELAAALTGTAPAFSNAKARRVLGWRPDHSWREDLAAADSPDPRKDVLA